A genomic stretch from Longibacter salinarum includes:
- a CDS encoding sigma-70 family RNA polymerase sigma factor — MSDKSRDVTELLQLLGGGDVDALDDLMKAVYDQLRRIAHNQLHGERHDHPFQTTELVHEAYEKLVDHHAVEWKDRQHFYAVAARAMRQVLVDVARRRTADKRGGSRTRIDLEQATLRDDLGPEDVVLVDDLLNRLAEQDERMAKVVECRFFGGYTIAETADVLGVSSSTVNRDWRTARAWLNREMDAHASGKPTSRDANSGSATRHG; from the coding sequence ATGAGCGATAAATCCCGTGATGTCACCGAGCTTCTTCAACTACTTGGTGGTGGCGACGTGGATGCTCTGGATGATCTCATGAAGGCTGTGTACGATCAGCTCCGACGGATCGCGCATAATCAGCTTCACGGCGAGCGACACGATCACCCGTTTCAGACCACCGAACTGGTGCACGAGGCGTACGAGAAGCTCGTCGATCATCATGCGGTCGAGTGGAAGGATCGCCAGCATTTTTATGCCGTGGCGGCGCGCGCCATGCGGCAAGTTTTGGTGGATGTCGCCCGGCGTCGGACAGCCGACAAACGGGGCGGCAGCCGTACGCGCATCGATCTGGAGCAGGCAACACTGCGGGACGACCTTGGGCCGGAGGATGTCGTACTTGTTGATGATCTCCTCAACCGTCTTGCAGAGCAGGATGAGCGGATGGCGAAGGTGGTCGAGTGCCGTTTCTTCGGCGGCTACACGATCGCAGAGACCGCCGATGTTCTTGGTGTGTCGTCGTCCACGGTCAATCGTGACTGGCGCACCGCACGTGCGTGGCTGAACCGAGAGATGGACGCACATGCAAGCGGTAAACCAACGTCACGAGACGCTAACTCGGGAAGCGCCACCAGACACGGCTGA
- a CDS encoding T9SS type A sorting domain-containing protein: MEFLRRHVSSVLSLTLSTALTILALGLFHIRPATAQTLNVESGATLQVQNGAVLDLEGGEMDLGGVNATARLNEVSAGRVAGGILIATRDLSNPASANPAGLGAILTASTDLGDVTITRGHAVQTASNGNTSIRRYYDVSSTQGGSGLDATLAFTYHDAELNGLAEPDLELFRSTDSGASWTPEGADSRSTASTGDNTVTLSGITTFSRWTLGGASSPLPVELADFSGVRDGDGVRLTWRTLSESGNAGFRVQRQSDGMGPWREVGFVESRASGGTTTEAQAYRFEDATFPFAADSVAYRLQQIDVDGSKSVSDPIVIDRSAVNEARLLGTYPNPARTRATVEFAIPEQAEEARLDLYDVLGRRVASVASGVEAGRHKRTLTVSDLASGVYFLRLKSGGDVKTTKLTVVR; this comes from the coding sequence ATGGAATTTTTGCGTCGACACGTCTCTTCCGTCTTGTCGCTGACGCTCTCTACGGCGCTCACGATTCTGGCGCTCGGTCTCTTTCACATACGGCCAGCCACCGCTCAGACCCTGAACGTCGAAAGTGGTGCGACCCTGCAGGTTCAGAACGGTGCTGTCCTTGACCTGGAAGGAGGTGAAATGGATCTCGGTGGGGTCAACGCGACGGCTCGTCTGAATGAAGTCTCCGCGGGCCGCGTCGCAGGTGGGATCCTCATTGCAACACGCGACCTCTCGAACCCTGCGTCGGCGAATCCCGCGGGCCTGGGAGCGATCCTCACAGCCTCTACAGATCTTGGGGACGTCACCATCACGCGCGGTCACGCCGTGCAAACCGCCTCGAACGGCAACACGTCGATCCGCCGGTATTACGACGTCTCTTCGACACAGGGCGGCAGCGGACTCGATGCGACGCTCGCGTTTACCTACCACGATGCGGAGCTGAATGGCCTCGCAGAGCCGGACCTGGAGCTCTTTCGGTCGACCGATAGCGGAGCATCCTGGACGCCGGAAGGTGCGGACTCCCGTAGTACGGCATCGACGGGGGACAACACGGTCACCCTCTCGGGGATTACCACCTTCAGCCGGTGGACGCTCGGTGGTGCGTCGAGCCCGCTTCCCGTCGAACTCGCCGACTTCTCTGGCGTGCGCGATGGAGACGGGGTTCGTCTGACCTGGCGCACCCTGTCGGAGTCCGGAAACGCGGGCTTTCGGGTCCAGCGGCAATCGGACGGCATGGGGCCCTGGCGAGAGGTAGGCTTTGTGGAAAGCCGTGCGTCCGGCGGCACCACGACGGAGGCGCAGGCCTATCGCTTCGAGGATGCGACGTTTCCGTTCGCAGCAGACTCCGTGGCATATCGCCTTCAGCAGATCGACGTTGACGGTTCGAAGAGTGTGTCTGATCCGATTGTGATCGACCGATCAGCGGTGAACGAGGCACGGCTGCTGGGCACCTATCCCAATCCGGCCCGGACGCGCGCCACCGTCGAGTTTGCTATCCCGGAGCAGGCCGAAGAGGCCCGTCTCGACCTGTACGACGTGCTCGGACGCCGCGTCGCCTCTGTCGCTTCGGGAGTCGAAGCCGGCAGGCACAAGCGCACGCTCACCGTGTCTGACCTCGCAAGCGGCGTCTACTTCCTGCGGCTCAAGAGCGGCGGCGATGTGAAGACCACCAAACTGACGGTCGTGCGCTGA
- a CDS encoding tail fiber domain-containing protein encodes MTSLGTRLPSRRLLTDGPICGPLLAVLAIVLLCSVPAQAQSPSPVTTIQNDNGDTRLQVNVDGGLLVPGAFGSATPADSIPTTGQGTRLMWYPAKAAVRAGRVFDIDPLIAPDYNVFWDPPNVGDYSAAFGVNTKASGIASMAAGNRTEATGEHSVAIGGPGQSESEITSASGEAAIAMGSFATASGDYSVAMNRETRATAEAAVAMGNFSRATAFAATAVGLRTTAATANSLTIGASNDKNRGNDDSDPFTGPLFVAGNGTPGTPSDALVLYPSGDMTISGSLTESSDRRLKSSIQPLGDGALQKLSRLRPVRFQFKNQSTHPAGDQIGLIAQDVQKEFPALVSGKEDDHLSLSYSKLTAVLIKGMQEQQSTIDSLEQRLQRVEKEQQELAHLKERMARLESETGHSFLAGLTKSGTGLLAVLVVGLLGAGLFVRRRL; translated from the coding sequence ATGACCTCCCTCGGGACCCGTCTGCCTTCTCGTCGTCTGCTCACCGATGGGCCCATTTGCGGTCCGCTGCTCGCCGTTCTAGCAATCGTTCTTCTTTGCTCGGTGCCCGCACAGGCGCAGAGTCCATCCCCTGTGACCACGATCCAGAATGACAACGGGGATACCCGTCTGCAGGTGAATGTTGACGGAGGTTTGCTTGTCCCCGGAGCATTTGGGTCAGCGACGCCGGCGGACTCGATTCCCACCACGGGCCAGGGGACGCGGCTGATGTGGTACCCGGCGAAGGCCGCCGTTCGAGCCGGACGGGTGTTCGACATCGATCCCCTCATTGCTCCGGACTACAATGTGTTTTGGGATCCGCCCAATGTCGGAGACTATTCTGCTGCGTTCGGGGTGAACACGAAGGCAAGTGGCATCGCCTCGATGGCCGCGGGCAACAGAACCGAAGCAACGGGCGAACACTCCGTTGCGATCGGTGGGCCCGGTCAGAGCGAAAGTGAAATCACGAGCGCGAGCGGAGAGGCTGCCATAGCGATGGGTAGCTTCGCGACGGCCAGCGGTGACTATTCCGTGGCGATGAACCGAGAAACGAGGGCAACGGCTGAGGCGGCGGTAGCTATGGGCAACTTTTCACGTGCCACGGCCTTCGCTGCGACAGCAGTGGGACTTCGAACGACCGCCGCGACGGCGAACTCACTCACAATCGGCGCGAGTAACGACAAAAACCGGGGAAATGATGACTCGGACCCGTTCACGGGTCCACTGTTCGTGGCCGGAAACGGCACTCCGGGCACGCCGTCGGACGCACTGGTGCTGTATCCAAGTGGCGATATGACGATCAGTGGTTCGCTCACCGAAAGCTCGGATCGCCGCCTCAAATCGTCGATTCAGCCACTCGGCGACGGCGCGCTGCAGAAGCTATCGCGGCTTCGTCCCGTTCGCTTTCAGTTTAAAAATCAGTCGACGCATCCCGCCGGTGACCAGATCGGTCTGATCGCGCAGGACGTACAGAAAGAGTTTCCTGCACTTGTCAGCGGCAAGGAAGACGATCATCTCTCTCTTTCGTATTCGAAGCTGACAGCTGTCCTCATAAAAGGCATGCAGGAGCAGCAGTCAACCATCGACTCGCTGGAACAGCGGCTTCAGCGCGTCGAGAAAGAACAGCAAGAACTCGCTCATCTGAAAGAACGGATGGCGCGCCTTGAGTCTGAAACAGGTCATTCGTTTCTCGCCGGCCTGACCAAATCTGGTACAGGTCTACTGGCTGTCCTCGTCGTCGGCCTGCTCGGTGCAGGATTGTTCGTGCGACGCCGTCTGTAA
- the ruvA gene encoding Holliday junction branch migration protein RuvA translates to MIAYVSGTLVEKSPESVIIDVNGLGYEVQIPTSTYDSLPKKGEDVKLHTYHYLREDAEALYGFSSTAEKAVFETMLGVSRVGPKLALSALSAMTPTELRDHVVEGDSSRLTEISGVGRKTADRLIVELRDRFEDLDVFDGSAPLTGGSEARASARADALEALRELGFSRADAERAIRKALRDDPGVQSADALVRKALSAKNS, encoded by the coding sequence ATGATCGCCTACGTATCTGGCACCCTCGTTGAGAAGAGTCCGGAGTCCGTCATTATCGATGTGAATGGTCTGGGGTATGAAGTCCAGATTCCGACGTCGACGTACGACTCTCTTCCCAAGAAAGGCGAGGACGTGAAGCTGCACACGTACCACTACCTGCGCGAGGATGCGGAGGCGCTGTACGGGTTCAGTTCGACCGCGGAGAAAGCCGTGTTCGAGACGATGCTGGGGGTCTCCCGCGTTGGGCCGAAACTCGCATTGTCGGCCCTGTCCGCGATGACGCCGACCGAGCTGCGGGATCACGTGGTCGAAGGCGACTCCAGCCGGCTCACCGAAATCTCGGGTGTGGGCCGCAAGACCGCGGATCGCCTAATCGTTGAGCTGCGCGACCGGTTCGAGGACCTCGATGTGTTCGACGGCAGCGCTCCGCTGACGGGGGGATCGGAAGCCCGCGCGAGCGCTCGGGCCGATGCATTAGAGGCGCTCCGTGAGCTAGGCTTCAGCCGCGCGGACGCCGAGCGCGCGATCCGCAAGGCACTTCGCGACGATCCGGGCGTGCAGTCCGCGGATGCGCTGGTGCGGAAGGCGCTCAGTGCCAAGAACAGTTGA
- a CDS encoding 2Fe-2S iron-sulfur cluster-binding protein has product MPTVTIDGTTYEYEGEHKLLQFCLDQGIELPHFCYHPAMSIPANCRQCLVKVGMPKKDRSTGEVETDENGEPVIQFFPKMQASCTVDVQDGMVVKTQRSNEEVEEAQKDTLEFLLINHPLDCPICDQAGHCPLQIQAYKYGPEGSRFEFRKVHKPKRVKLGPRVTLDAERCINCTRCTRFTEEVSGSCQLTINQRGVKNYPVTAPGEEFDDPYSMNTIDICPVGALTATDFRFKARIWEMSSTPSIVTTNATGANCHYWVRDNLVLRITPRQNLNVNEYWLPDEDRLIYDRFNEDRPEGPEVRQEGELQSVSWQQAYARAAAMLGQADPERTLLLGSANATVEDNYLLVQLAEALGVDTPQYIPHVEKGAGDDWLITDDKTPNAQGCERLGMTAVDTELLGTQLANGEYDAVYVLEDDLVGSGLCSVDELADVDVILHYYNTTNETLPATNVAIPAAMVVETVGTYINQNGRAQRVRPAKEIQGVNRTLMLEMGKSREDEHGTPFDRWHNESNRVNCKPGWESLPEIARRLGSEMDYEKGPKQIMDELQSTNPAFEGATYDAMGLQGLQLEDVEAGQTA; this is encoded by the coding sequence ATGCCTACCGTAACCATCGACGGAACGACGTACGAGTATGAAGGGGAGCACAAGCTGCTCCAGTTCTGTCTGGACCAGGGCATCGAGTTGCCGCACTTCTGCTACCACCCGGCGATGTCGATCCCGGCCAACTGCCGCCAGTGCCTGGTGAAGGTTGGCATGCCGAAGAAAGACCGCTCCACGGGAGAGGTCGAAACAGACGAAAACGGGGAGCCGGTCATCCAGTTCTTCCCCAAGATGCAGGCCAGCTGCACGGTTGATGTGCAGGACGGGATGGTCGTCAAGACCCAGCGGAGCAACGAGGAGGTCGAGGAGGCGCAAAAGGACACGCTCGAGTTTCTCCTGATCAACCACCCGCTCGATTGCCCCATCTGCGACCAGGCCGGGCACTGTCCGCTGCAGATTCAGGCGTACAAGTACGGCCCCGAAGGGTCGCGCTTTGAATTCCGCAAGGTCCACAAGCCCAAGCGCGTCAAGCTCGGTCCGCGCGTCACGCTCGATGCGGAGCGTTGCATCAACTGCACGCGCTGCACGCGCTTTACCGAAGAGGTCTCGGGCTCTTGCCAGCTGACGATCAACCAGCGCGGCGTCAAGAACTACCCGGTTACGGCTCCGGGCGAAGAGTTCGACGATCCGTACTCGATGAACACGATCGATATCTGCCCGGTCGGCGCGCTTACCGCGACGGATTTCCGCTTTAAGGCGCGGATTTGGGAGATGAGTTCGACGCCGTCCATTGTGACGACGAACGCGACGGGTGCCAACTGCCACTACTGGGTCCGCGACAACCTGGTGCTGCGCATTACGCCTCGCCAGAACCTGAACGTCAACGAGTACTGGCTGCCGGATGAAGACCGCCTCATCTACGATCGCTTCAACGAGGATCGTCCCGAAGGGCCGGAAGTGCGTCAGGAGGGCGAGCTACAGTCGGTGTCCTGGCAACAGGCCTACGCACGCGCAGCGGCCATGCTCGGCCAAGCCGATCCGGAGCGCACGCTGTTGCTTGGCTCGGCCAACGCCACAGTCGAGGACAACTATCTGCTGGTTCAGCTCGCGGAGGCGCTCGGCGTCGATACGCCGCAGTATATTCCGCACGTCGAAAAAGGCGCCGGCGACGACTGGCTCATCACGGATGACAAGACGCCAAACGCTCAGGGTTGTGAACGCCTCGGAATGACGGCTGTCGATACGGAGCTGCTCGGCACGCAACTGGCGAATGGCGAGTACGATGCGGTCTATGTTCTCGAAGATGATCTCGTCGGCTCGGGGCTCTGCTCGGTCGACGAGCTTGCGGATGTCGACGTCATCCTCCATTACTACAACACGACGAACGAGACGCTGCCGGCAACGAACGTAGCGATCCCGGCGGCCATGGTTGTCGAAACGGTTGGCACCTACATCAACCAGAATGGTCGCGCTCAGCGCGTGCGCCCGGCGAAGGAAATCCAGGGCGTCAACCGGACGCTGATGCTCGAGATGGGCAAGAGCCGCGAAGATGAACACGGCACGCCGTTCGACCGCTGGCACAATGAGAGCAATCGGGTGAATTGCAAGCCCGGCTGGGAGAGCCTCCCGGAGATTGCTCGCCGCCTCGGATCCGAGATGGACTACGAGAAGGGGCCGAAGCAGATCATGGACGAACTGCAGTCCACGAATCCCGCCTTCGAAGGAGCGACGTACGACGCAATGGGGCTTCAGGGCCTCCAGTTGGAAGACGTCGAAGCCGGACAAACGGCGTAG
- a CDS encoding DUF4920 domain-containing protein, whose protein sequence is MKLRVASGLYATILTVSVLLVLAGCRSEPEATDPDDPGPIPVDKTFGESVDPDAAVDVASIAERPTAYDGESVTTRGRIAQVCQKKGCWMAMDAGDKPPVRVFVPHRDSGGYAFTLPTEATGTAVVKGTVRVHTLPERERDHYEADGAPRPDSVEVQIAARGIALTDR, encoded by the coding sequence ATGAAGCTTCGTGTTGCCTCTGGCCTGTATGCTACGATCCTGACGGTGTCGGTATTACTGGTGCTTGCTGGCTGCCGGAGTGAACCGGAGGCGACGGATCCGGACGACCCGGGGCCGATCCCTGTGGACAAAACGTTCGGTGAGAGCGTTGACCCGGATGCGGCGGTGGATGTTGCGAGCATCGCAGAACGACCCACCGCGTACGACGGTGAGTCCGTGACCACGCGGGGCCGTATCGCACAGGTATGTCAGAAGAAAGGGTGCTGGATGGCCATGGATGCTGGCGATAAGCCGCCGGTTCGTGTGTTTGTCCCGCACCGTGATAGCGGCGGATACGCGTTCACACTTCCGACCGAGGCGACGGGTACCGCGGTCGTGAAGGGCACAGTGCGTGTTCACACACTCCCCGAACGGGAACGCGATCATTACGAGGCCGACGGTGCGCCGCGCCCCGACAGCGTTGAGGTTCAGATCGCCGCCCGAGGTATCGCCTTAACTGATCGTTAG
- the nuoF gene encoding NADH-quinone oxidoreductase subunit NuoF, producing MEATNGSPQSKAGDWRNYERVLLPPVRDLHKLEVYKNEGGYDRLRKVLEEKAIEPGDVTNAVKESGLRGRGGAGFSTGMKWSFMPEPDDRPRYLACNADESEPGTFKDRQLMEYNPHLMFEGILIAGYAMSIDACYVYVRGEYADWIQHMEKELEKLYDQNLVGDNIMGTDFSMDIVIHKGAGAYICGEETSLLNSLEGKRGYPRYKPPFPAQVGAWSKPTTINNVETLACVPLIIEKGADWFANTGAEKHPGPVLYGISGHVNRPGVYEYPTGMLISDLIDEVCGGMRNGKKFKALVPGGSSTPPLRADQCDGVTMDAESLREAGSMMGTAGMLVLDEDTDMVSYLRRVTHFYSHESCGQCTPCREGTGWLENIVTRIDEGEGQMRDLDLLLDLCGQMEGRTICAFADAAAWPVQYTLKRFREEFEAKCKASVHPVSADVSSGTESAAPATEA from the coding sequence ATGGAAGCCACCAACGGGAGTCCGCAATCAAAAGCCGGGGACTGGCGCAATTACGAACGCGTCCTCCTGCCCCCAGTCCGTGACCTGCACAAGCTGGAGGTCTACAAAAACGAGGGCGGCTACGACCGTCTCCGCAAGGTTCTTGAGGAGAAAGCGATCGAGCCGGGCGATGTCACCAATGCGGTCAAGGAATCCGGTCTCCGCGGTCGCGGTGGCGCCGGCTTCTCCACGGGCATGAAGTGGAGCTTTATGCCGGAGCCCGACGATCGCCCCCGCTACCTCGCCTGTAATGCGGACGAGAGCGAGCCGGGCACGTTCAAGGACCGGCAGCTCATGGAGTACAACCCGCACCTCATGTTTGAGGGCATCCTGATTGCGGGGTACGCCATGTCGATCGACGCCTGCTACGTGTACGTCCGCGGCGAGTACGCCGACTGGATCCAGCACATGGAGAAGGAACTGGAGAAGCTCTACGACCAGAACCTGGTTGGCGACAACATCATGGGGACAGACTTCTCCATGGACATCGTCATCCACAAGGGCGCCGGTGCGTACATCTGCGGCGAGGAGACCAGCCTGCTGAACTCGCTCGAAGGCAAGCGTGGCTATCCTCGCTACAAGCCCCCGTTCCCCGCACAGGTTGGCGCGTGGAGCAAGCCGACGACGATCAACAACGTCGAAACGCTCGCCTGCGTCCCGCTCATCATCGAGAAGGGCGCGGACTGGTTCGCCAACACCGGTGCGGAGAAGCACCCGGGACCGGTGCTGTACGGTATCAGTGGTCACGTCAACCGGCCGGGCGTCTACGAATACCCGACCGGCATGCTGATCTCCGACCTCATCGATGAGGTCTGCGGCGGGATGCGCAACGGCAAGAAGTTCAAGGCTCTGGTCCCGGGCGGAAGCTCGACGCCGCCCCTTCGCGCGGATCAGTGCGACGGCGTGACGATGGACGCTGAGAGCCTTCGAGAAGCCGGATCGATGATGGGTACGGCTGGCATGCTCGTGCTCGACGAGGATACCGACATGGTGTCCTACCTGCGCCGTGTGACCCATTTCTACTCGCACGAGAGCTGCGGGCAGTGCACGCCGTGCCGTGAAGGAACGGGCTGGCTGGAGAATATCGTGACGCGGATCGATGAGGGCGAAGGGCAGATGCGCGACCTCGACCTGCTGCTCGATCTCTGCGGGCAGATGGAAGGCCGGACGATCTGCGCCTTCGCTGATGCCGCCGCGTGGCCGGTGCAATACACGCTCAAGCGCTTCCGCGAAGAGTTTGAAGCGAAGTGCAAAGCGTCCGTTCACCCGGTCAGCGCGGATGTGTCGTCCGGAACGGAAAGTGCTGCACCCGCGACCGAAGCGTAA
- the nuoE gene encoding complex I 24 kDa subunit family protein, which yields MSQFDIQRPVVELPDQNPDPVFSEDELVWTDEEKEQIDRYKAQYPEPDAAIMRVLWIAQEKFGFLPPEVIQLCADTLDMPFSKAFGVATFYTQYYKEEQGKFVLDVCTCFTCQFTGGYDILHYLEEKLDIHAGETTDDGMFTLQEVECLGCCGSAPMMQVTNGPYVHNLTKEKVDELVDKLKKGEMPKFTSVTLPQDEDEMGGNRRSDAETTETYKTQPRSEAIK from the coding sequence ATGAGTCAATTCGACATTCAGCGGCCGGTCGTCGAGCTTCCGGACCAGAATCCAGATCCCGTCTTTTCTGAAGACGAGCTCGTCTGGACGGATGAGGAGAAAGAGCAGATCGATCGCTACAAGGCCCAGTACCCGGAGCCGGACGCGGCGATTATGCGGGTTCTCTGGATCGCGCAGGAGAAGTTTGGTTTCCTCCCGCCGGAGGTGATCCAGCTCTGCGCGGACACGCTCGACATGCCGTTCTCGAAGGCATTCGGCGTTGCCACGTTCTACACGCAGTACTACAAGGAGGAGCAGGGCAAATTCGTCCTTGACGTCTGCACGTGCTTCACCTGCCAGTTTACCGGTGGCTACGACATTCTCCACTACCTGGAGGAGAAACTGGACATCCACGCCGGCGAAACGACCGACGACGGCATGTTCACGCTGCAGGAGGTCGAATGCCTCGGCTGCTGCGGTTCCGCCCCGATGATGCAGGTCACGAACGGCCCGTACGTCCACAACCTCACGAAGGAAAAGGTGGACGAACTGGTGGACAAACTGAAGAAAGGCGAGATGCCGAAGTTTACGTCTGTAACCCTGCCGCAGGACGAAGACGAGATGGGCGGCAACCGCCGTTCCGATGCTGAGACGACGGAGACGTACAAGACGCAGCCGCGCTCGGAAGCGATCAAGTAG